From a region of the Nocardioides ginsengisegetis genome:
- a CDS encoding alpha/beta fold hydrolase yields MSAPARASGLHTTSLGESGQRVVFCHGLFGQGKNWTRIGKELAADHRVLLVDMPDHGKSAWSEEFDYLAAADRVAELFSADDPVALVGHSMGGKIAMLVALRHPELVERLCVVDVSPVAYHHTSEFAGYIEAMQALDLDALERRSEADAALADAVPNPVVRSFLLQNLRHHDGWSWQPNLDLLGRDLERLGGWPEDRLEPGTTYDGPVLWIAGQKSDYVTDDYAAAMDRWFPRNRRVTIKGAGHWVHSEQPEVFGEVVKRFLG; encoded by the coding sequence ATGTCCGCCCCAGCCCGCGCGTCCGGCCTGCACACGACCTCGCTGGGAGAGTCCGGCCAGCGGGTCGTCTTCTGCCACGGGTTGTTCGGGCAGGGCAAGAACTGGACCCGGATCGGCAAGGAGCTCGCCGCCGACCACCGCGTGCTGCTGGTCGACATGCCCGACCACGGGAAGTCGGCGTGGAGCGAGGAGTTCGACTACCTCGCCGCCGCGGACCGGGTCGCCGAGCTCTTCTCCGCCGACGACCCGGTGGCCCTCGTCGGGCACTCGATGGGCGGCAAGATCGCGATGCTCGTCGCCCTGCGCCACCCCGAGCTGGTGGAGCGGTTGTGCGTCGTCGACGTCTCGCCCGTGGCCTATCACCACACCTCCGAGTTCGCCGGCTACATCGAGGCGATGCAGGCCCTCGACCTGGACGCGCTCGAGCGCCGGAGCGAGGCGGACGCGGCCCTGGCGGACGCCGTACCGAACCCGGTCGTGCGGAGCTTCCTGCTCCAGAACCTCCGGCACCACGACGGCTGGTCCTGGCAGCCCAACCTGGACCTGCTCGGGCGCGACCTCGAGCGGCTCGGCGGCTGGCCCGAGGACCGGCTCGAGCCCGGAACGACGTACGACGGTCCGGTGCTGTGGATCGCCGGTCAGAAGTCGGACTACGTGACCGACGACTACGCCGCCGCGATGGACCGGTGGTTCCCGAGGAACCGTCGCGTGACGATCAAGGGCGCCGGGCACTGGGTCCACTCCGAGCAGCCGGAGGTCTTCGGCGAGGTAGTGAAGCGCTTCCTCGGATGA
- a CDS encoding S8 family peptidase, translated as MSHLRTRLLALTCAAAAVLSTTGVTSAESASAQALAGTHPGLARLLAGGTPTGRAIVELPSVPTAAQVSALRGLGLTVQPMHRLPMALVQGSVAQITSAVTSGIGTDVYPDEQLQYTDTASSDAMSSTVGAAKALRAKGFTGKGETVGIIDSGCDGTHPDLADHITHNVTLYSPEYANQGTDPTLVVPIDQGPFNNTDLGSGHGTHVAGIIAADGTTSPDHLGVAPDADLACFAIGAVITTTAVVTAFDYILDQPDLFSIDVINNSWGNSFRQYDPQDPVNVATKAVSDKGVVVVFAAGNSGSDSGEASVSPFNQAPWVISVAAGSLKRERADFSSNGLEVDNGKAVPIGADGHTVLTGDRIGNTQPDVMAPGSDISSSCDTTGTVIGPCPPGENASASGTSMASPHIAGAAAVLLQANRHLSVGQVQDAIKATASPVKAGDKTLGSWQVGYGHINLDKAVALVRGSDWRADLRAAKQRADHRLAGQDAWAVTRADLWQEDAPPASVGGSYTATHTVTVASGVSALKVALVYPTPGTAFNAASFTATVTDAAGKEVGVTTTDLLYTTGIAHVLVKGVKPGAYTITVTGDYAASDPDTLDSDSVNGRVVFLQAAQLRRR; from the coding sequence ATGTCGCACCTCCGCACCCGGCTCCTGGCGCTCACCTGCGCCGCCGCTGCCGTCCTGTCGACCACTGGCGTCACCAGCGCCGAGTCGGCCTCTGCCCAGGCCCTCGCCGGCACCCACCCCGGCCTCGCCCGGCTGCTGGCGGGCGGCACGCCGACCGGCCGCGCGATCGTCGAGCTCCCCTCGGTCCCCACCGCCGCGCAGGTCAGCGCGCTCCGCGGCCTCGGCCTGACCGTGCAGCCGATGCACCGCCTGCCGATGGCCCTCGTCCAGGGCTCGGTCGCCCAGATCACCTCCGCGGTCACGTCCGGGATCGGCACCGACGTCTACCCCGACGAGCAGCTGCAGTACACCGACACCGCGTCCTCGGACGCGATGTCCTCGACCGTGGGCGCCGCCAAGGCCCTGCGGGCGAAGGGCTTCACGGGCAAGGGCGAGACGGTCGGCATCATCGACTCGGGCTGCGACGGCACCCACCCGGACCTCGCGGACCACATCACGCACAACGTCACGCTCTACAGCCCGGAGTACGCCAACCAGGGCACCGACCCGACCCTCGTCGTCCCGATCGACCAGGGCCCCTTCAACAACACCGACCTCGGCAGCGGGCACGGCACCCACGTCGCTGGCATCATCGCCGCCGACGGCACGACGAGCCCCGACCACCTCGGTGTCGCCCCCGACGCCGACCTGGCCTGCTTCGCCATCGGCGCGGTCATCACCACGACGGCGGTCGTGACGGCCTTCGACTACATCCTCGACCAGCCCGACCTGTTCTCCATCGACGTCATCAACAACTCGTGGGGCAACAGCTTCCGGCAGTACGACCCGCAGGACCCGGTCAACGTCGCCACCAAGGCCGTCTCCGACAAGGGCGTCGTGGTCGTCTTCGCCGCCGGCAACTCCGGGTCCGACAGCGGCGAGGCCAGCGTGAGCCCCTTCAACCAGGCGCCGTGGGTCATCTCCGTCGCGGCCGGCTCGCTCAAGCGCGAGCGTGCGGACTTCTCCTCCAACGGCCTCGAGGTCGACAACGGCAAGGCGGTGCCGATCGGTGCCGACGGCCACACCGTCCTCACGGGCGACCGGATCGGCAACACCCAGCCCGACGTCATGGCGCCGGGATCGGACATCTCCTCCTCCTGCGACACCACCGGCACCGTCATCGGCCCGTGCCCTCCGGGCGAGAACGCCTCCGCCTCCGGCACCTCGATGGCCTCCCCGCACATCGCCGGCGCCGCCGCCGTGCTGCTCCAGGCCAACAGGCACCTGTCGGTCGGCCAGGTCCAGGACGCCATCAAGGCCACCGCGTCGCCGGTCAAGGCCGGCGACAAGACGCTCGGCTCGTGGCAGGTCGGCTACGGCCACATCAACCTCGACAAGGCCGTCGCGCTGGTCCGCGGCAGCGACTGGCGCGCCGACCTGCGGGCCGCGAAGCAGCGGGCCGACCACCGGCTCGCCGGCCAGGACGCGTGGGCGGTCACCCGCGCCGACCTGTGGCAGGAGGACGCTCCCCCGGCCTCCGTTGGCGGCTCCTACACCGCCACCCACACGGTCACCGTGGCGTCGGGCGTCTCGGCGCTCAAGGTCGCGCTCGTCTACCCGACGCCCGGCACGGCCTTCAACGCCGCGAGCTTCACCGCGACGGTCACCGACGCAGCCGGCAAGGAGGTCGGCGTGACCACCACCGACCTGCTCTACACCACCGGCATCGCCCACGTGCTGGTCAAGGGCGTCAAGCCCGGCGCCTACACGATCACCGTCACCGGCGACTACGCCGCCTCCGACCCCGACACCCTCGACTCCGACTCGGTCAACGGCCGGGTGGTGTTCCTCCAGGCGGCCCAGCTGCGCCGGCGCTGA
- a CDS encoding alpha/beta fold hydrolase, with protein MTVTVAEGVDLWTSSGPPAASGAAMVLVHGGPGLWDYLAPVAGLADDLVVTHRFDQRGCGHSSGPVPSMTDLLDDLEALRVHWGHERWIVLGHSFGATVGLAYAARFPDSVQGLVHCSGVGPGTSWKTDHRAASAARLTAWQRMRRDLLGQLEHRTWAEEVEWRALSWLPDFADPDRASAWAHEDARVHLTINWDANRALNAEVDGEPESLQRDRCRAVRCPTLVIHGDGDPRPTWSAAEVADLVPDAELVVIPGAGHDPWRERPEEFRAHLRAFVSGLS; from the coding sequence ATGACGGTCACCGTCGCGGAGGGCGTCGACCTGTGGACCTCCTCGGGTCCGCCGGCCGCGTCCGGCGCCGCGATGGTGCTGGTCCACGGCGGTCCGGGGCTGTGGGACTACCTCGCGCCCGTCGCCGGCTTGGCCGACGACCTGGTCGTCACCCACCGCTTCGACCAGCGTGGCTGTGGCCACTCCTCGGGCCCGGTCCCCTCGATGACGGACCTGCTGGACGACCTCGAGGCGCTGCGCGTGCACTGGGGCCACGAGCGGTGGATCGTCCTCGGCCACTCCTTCGGTGCCACCGTCGGCCTCGCCTACGCCGCCCGCTTCCCCGACTCCGTCCAGGGGCTCGTGCACTGCAGCGGGGTCGGTCCGGGCACCTCCTGGAAGACCGACCACCGCGCCGCCTCCGCCGCACGGCTCACCGCCTGGCAGCGGATGCGCCGCGACCTGCTCGGGCAGCTCGAGCACCGCACCTGGGCCGAGGAGGTCGAGTGGCGGGCGCTGTCCTGGCTCCCGGACTTCGCCGATCCCGACCGCGCCAGCGCCTGGGCGCACGAGGACGCCCGGGTGCACCTCACGATCAACTGGGACGCCAACCGCGCCCTCAACGCCGAGGTCGACGGCGAGCCCGAGTCCCTCCAGCGCGACCGCTGCCGCGCGGTCCGGTGCCCCACCCTCGTCATCCACGGCGACGGCGACCCCCGTCCGACCTGGAGTGCCGCCGAGGTGGCCGACCTCGTGCCGGACGCCGAGCTCGTCGTGATCCCCGGCGCCGGCCACGACCCCTGGCGAGAGCGGCCGGAGGAGTTCCGGGCACACCTGCGGGCGTTCGTGTCCGGGCTCAGCTGA